The nucleotide window GACTGAACGCCCGCCTTCGGGACGTTCAGCTTGTTCGCCAGCACCGACTCTGCGGTCCCGATCTCGATGCGTCCGCTGACCCCGGTCCAGTCGACGAGTTCCCAGTAGCCTTCCAGCGCCTTCGTGGGAACGTCGACCGCATCAGGGTCGGTCTCCGCTTCCGTCTCGCTGGCGTCGGCGAGCCTGTCGAGCGCGTATCGGACCGCGTCCGCCATCGAGCCGTGTTCCTGTTCAGCCTCTTGGAGTACTTGGAGCCGCTTCTCGTCGCGGATCGGCGCTTTCGCAACGCGTTCCTCCTCAGTCATCGAGCATCACCTCCTCAGCCTCAACGACGCGCTGGAACTCCTCGCGGTCGCCACCGTTGTCCGGGTGCGTCTCCGCCTTCCGCGCCCGTGCGGCCGACTCGACGACGGTCTCCGGCGCGTCCGGCGCGACGCCGAGAACCTCGTGCGCCGGTTGGCTCGTGGCAGTTCCCGCGACTACGTCGCCGTCGTCTCCCGGCGGCAGCCGGGCCGCGGCGAACTCCGAGTCACCCGTCTGTACCGGGCGCTGGCTCCGCATCCGCGTTTCGTGGACCCACTTCAGGACGTACCGGACGTTATCACGGAGCCGCGGCGACGCGTCGCACGCCACGGCGAACTGCTCGCTATCGGCAGTCCACCGAAGGACGAACCCGGGATCGTCCGGGTTGGCATTGTGGAGCGGGAGCCCGTTCGACTTCGTGTGAGCGTTCGAGATCTCGCCGCGCCACTCGTCGGCGTTCATCCGGCCCATCTCCGTCGCGAGCTCCTTCGTCGTCGCGCCGAGCGTCGCCTCGAAGCTCCGGTTCCGCTCGCGCTCTGACTCCGGCGTCCGCTTGAATCCCGCGGGCCAGTCGAGACGGCTCACGCGGCGTCACCTCCGTTCTCCTCGTCGTCGGGAGTGATTCGCGGTGCGACCGCGTACTCGACGCGGTCCTCGATCTGAACGACGATCGGCTTCTCCTTGCCGAAGCGGACCTCAACGTCGTTCTCCGTCTGAACCCGCTCGGTGATCTTCGGCCAGAACCACGAGCCGAAGCGCGCCGTGTCGAACCCCGTCTCGGTGACCACGCCTTCGATCGTCGTCGCCCACGGCGTGCCGCAGCTCGCGACGTTCAGATCGTTCAGGTCGGCCTCGACCACGAACCCGAGGTCGGTCGCTCCACACGCGCCGTCGACGGCACCCGCGAACTCCCATCCCTTCATCCGGGCGGTCGTTCCGAGTTCGACGTTGATCCACTCCTGCGACCGCGTCGCCGACACAGGGTTGATCTCCAGCGTCTCTGCGAGCGGCGGTTCCTTCAGCGTCAGTTCCTCGTCGGCTCGGTCGATCTCGACCTTAACATCCTGCCCGCTCGCCAGAAACATGGCGTCAAACTCGTCGATCGCGCCGACGTTCACGCCGACTTCGCAGTGCGCGCCGGCCGTCTCGATCTTCTGTTTGGGGATGACAGTCCGACCCATCGAGACGTGCGACTTGTCGAGCGCTCGCCCAACGATCCCCGTCGGGTGGAACTCGATGAGCGCCCACTCGGAGAGCGCTTCGAGGTCCTTCAGCAGCATCCAGAGGTCTTCAGCCGGGACCTCGTAGGTCGTGTGCCAATCCTCGTCGGCGAACGTCATCGCCTCGGAAGCGGCGGAGCGCCCGGACTCGTCGACGAGTCTCATGCCGCCACCCCGCTACGCCTGCGAGCACCCGGACGGCCGCATAATGCGCGCCGTCGCGCGCGCCGCGCTAAGTTCGCGGACACACACTCGGGTGCGTCACGTGGGCACCGATTCGAACGTCCCCCCGTACGTCCGTACGGTTCCGTAGATTCAGCGGTAGAGGCATTGTGAGTGCTAATATCCACCGAACCACCGCCGTACGGCCGGGGAGCCCGACCGTACGGTTCGTACGTTCCAATTGCTCCACCCGAAACAGTCGAAACGGAGGTCATCGGTCAACACCTCCGTCGGCCACGGCCGGCGGGCTCGCGTCAGCCTCGGCGCGATCGGCTTCGGCGTCGTCGACGCTGAACCACCACGGCGGCGAGAGGTACGTCTCGCCGGTGTCGAGGTCGGTGACGCCGAGGTCCTCGCGACTCCACCGCCACCAGAGCAGCGCGACGTGAGCGCACCAGTCACGGAAGTGGTGACCGTCACAGTCGCACTCGGCGACGAGGTCACCCTCGTAGACCGCGAACAGCACGCGGTGTCGCGAGAGCGCCGTCTCGTCGTCTCTGTCGCCGAGCAGAACATCGAACTCGGCGGGGTTCACGGGTCCGACCGCCGACGGCACGGCTTGTGCGCGCTGCCAGCTTGTCGAGAGCTTCCATCCGCTCGGGAACTGGAGTCGGTCCGGCTCACCGAGTCGGTTTGCGATCCGCTCGCGGAGCACGTCGACGCGGCTCATGGCGGCGAACACCTCTTCACGAAGTTGCCGACGCCACCCGCATGCCTGTCCTCGATGTGCTGACGGATCGCGTCGTGAACGGCTTGCTCTCCGCAACGGATCTTCGAGATCCACTCGTCTTCGTCGAACCGCGTGTTCACCGCGAAGTACGCCGCTTCGCCGTCGACCTCTTCGCGCTTGTAGCCGGACCACCCGGCGCTGTCCTGCCAGAGCCGAAGCTCTCCGTTCTCGTTGAAGAGTTCCGAAACGGTCAGCTCACGCCGCTCTTCGACGACGGCACTCGCCGCGTTTTCGTCAGCATCGAGATCGACATCGATCTGTCTCTCGACGCTGCTCATAGCACCACCTCCGAGCTACCAGCTAATCGGCCGAAAAATGTAAATAGAAGGTCTCTATCTTTTATTAACGGAGCGGGCCGGGCGCGATTTGAACACGCGACCGACGGATTAAGAGTCCGTCGCTCTCCCTAACTGAGCTACCGGCCCTCACGAGTTCGTACCGTGGTCACGGTAAAAGGCCTTTTCATTCGACCCCGACATCGGCGGACGTCGTCCGGTCGAATCGCACGGACGCGACCCGACGAGGGCGGTGATCGAGTCCCGCCGGGCGTTGGGGGAACGGTTATCTACTCACGGGGGGTATAGTTGAGGTATGTCTGATAACCCAATCAGCGATCGAATCGACCGCCGGACACTCCTCCGCGGAGCGGCGGCGGCAGGAATCGTCGGCGTCGCGGGCTGTTCCGGAAACGGTGGCGACGGCGACGACGGCAGCAGCGACGTCATCCGGTGGCACGCCGGCGGGACCGGTGGGACGTACTTCCCGCTGTCCGGCGAGTTCGAGGGCATCATCGAAGACGCCACCGACTACTCGGTCGAAGTCTCCTCGACGGGCGCGTCCGTCGAGAACGTCGGCAGCCTCGGCAACGGCGACGCCGACTTCGCGCTGATCCAGAACGACGTCGCCTACTTCGCCCGCAACGGCGAGGGGCTCGACGCGTTCGACGGCTCACCGGTCGAGAATCTCCGCGGCGTCGCGACGCTGTACCCGGAGACGATCCACGTACTGACCAACCCCGACTCCGACATCGGCTCGCTGTCGGACCTCGAAGGCATGCGCGTCAACACCGGCGACCTCGGCAGCGGGACGCAGGTGAACGCGCTCCAGATCCTCGAGTCGGCCGCGGGGCTCACGACCGACGACTTCGACGAGCAGAACACCGACTTCACGCAGGCGGCCAACCAGCTCCGCGACGGGGACGTCGACGCCGCGTTCGTCGTCGGCGGCTGGCCGGTCGGCGCGGTCGAGGAGCTCGCGACGAGCACCGATGTGGGCATTCTGAACCTCTCCGACGAGGAGCGACAGGCGGCCC belongs to Halorubrum sp. DM2 and includes:
- a CDS encoding J domain-containing protein encodes the protein MSRLDWPAGFKRTPESERERNRSFEATLGATTKELATEMGRMNADEWRGEISNAHTKSNGLPLHNANPDDPGFVLRWTADSEQFAVACDASPRLRDNVRYVLKWVHETRMRSQRPVQTGDSEFAAARLPPGDDGDVVAGTATSQPAHEVLGVAPDAPETVVESAARARKAETHPDNGGDREEFQRVVEAEEVMLDD
- a CDS encoding TAXI family TRAP transporter solute-binding subunit, translated to MSDNPISDRIDRRTLLRGAAAAGIVGVAGCSGNGGDGDDGSSDVIRWHAGGTGGTYFPLSGEFEGIIEDATDYSVEVSSTGASVENVGSLGNGDADFALIQNDVAYFARNGEGLDAFDGSPVENLRGVATLYPETIHVLTNPDSDIGSLSDLEGMRVNTGDLGSGTQVNALQILESAAGLTTDDFDEQNTDFTQAANQLRDGDVDAAFVVGGWPVGAVEELATSTDVGILNLSDEERQAARDDASWFADDTIPGGTYGGIDEDINTVSVQAMIATRAEYSADIVEGVTAAIFDNLGELSIKTDFITVDSAQDGMSIELHEGAARYFE